The Carassius carassius chromosome 16, fCarCar2.1, whole genome shotgun sequence genome window below encodes:
- the LOC132159715 gene encoding NGFI-A-binding protein 1-like isoform X2, whose product MCILPCMTVQVFSLSLSAFRPTRATPPTRGFASTRRVGVRQQCSLHRNIPAQERKRQCKGETAPMSLQQTFSPSREAERCLETAASTGSSRAHQLRKRAMSVLLPRSLGELQLYRILQKANLLCYYEAFIQQGGDDVQQLCEAGEEEFLEIMALVGMANKPLHVRRLQKALRDWVTNPSIFNQPLTTLPACSIPVYKLPESSHSNGQQNQLAVPRALLPTSPSPGRLDLSRDGTPGCSPLQGASESRFWGSESEHSLSPSGACSPCSPLDALDALDSAAVQCVMECVERLAQTLPKSDPTEVKEHIRANKKLSKMIGHICEMSEDNPQKEAEIRKYSAIYGRFDSKRRDGRQLTMHELTVNEASAQLCMKDLSLLTRRDELFSLARQISREVTYKYTRRSSRSQCGDEDEPSPKRIKSEDGVYDLQEALHVLHMRQETVREQLAIAKSKGEETIRHSLQVQLDSLLAKQVELLRDAAVQERLKSLDWRIPTAALKYLAPTAQHCNNGLSHLSGERPLNLRLTDVPLGRQLANELKRHHKQIAEERYQNQQTSEERMAAATENGSQKEPGLLDKRTIKSEPEDSR is encoded by the exons ATGTGTATTTTACCGTGTATGACCGTTCAggtcttctctctttctctctcggcaTTCCGTCCCACGCGAGCAACTCCGCCCACGCGAGGATTTGCGTCAACTCGGCGCGTGGGAGTGAGACAGCAATGCAGCTTACATCGGAATATCCCCgcacaagagagaaagagacagtgcAAAGGAGAGACAGCACCGATGAGCCTTCAACAGACTTTCTCTCCTTCGCGAGAGGCGGAGCGCTGCCTCGAGACAGCGGCCAGCACCGGGAGCAGTCGCGCGCACCAGCTGAGAAAGAGAG CCATGTCAGTGCTGCTGCCACGTTCCTTGGGCGAGCTGCAACTGTACCGGATCCTGCAGAAGGCCAACTTGCTCTGCTACTACGAAGCCTTCATCCAGCAGGGCGGCGACGATGTGCAGCAGCTCTGTGAGGCCGGCGAGGAAGAGTTCCTAGAGATCATGGCCCTTGTCGGAATGGCAAACAAACCCCTTCATGTTCGAAGACTCCAGAAGGCTCTACGGGACTGGGTCACCAACCCTTCCATCTTCAACCAACCATTGACGACTCTTCCCGCTTGCAGTATACCGGTGTACAAGCTACCCGAAAGTTCCCACAGCAATGGGCAACAGAACCAGCTTGCTGTTCCGAGAGCATTATTACCCACAAGCCCCAGTCCTGGAAGACTGGATCTCAGCAGGGATGGGACGCCGGGTTGTTCCCCGCTCCAAGGGGCTAGCGAGAGTCGTTTCTGGGGAAGCGAGAGCGAACACAGCCTATCTCCATCTGGAGCTTGTTCCCCGTGTTCACCCCTCGACGCTCTAGACGCTCTCGATTCTGCTGCTGTCCAGTGCGTGATGGAGTGCGTAGAGCGACTAGCCCAAACGTTGCCCAAGAGCGACCCCACGGAAGTCAAAGAACACATCCGCGCCAATAAGAAGCTCAGCAAGATGATCGGCCATATCTGCGAGATGAGCGAAGACAATCCACAGAAGGAGGCAGAGATTCGGAAATACAGCGCCATCTATGGACGGTTCGACTCCAAGCGGCGGGACGGCCGGCAGCTTACGATGCACGAG CTAACAGTCAACGAAGCATCTGCTCAGCTGTGCATGAAAGATCTGTCGCTGCTGACCCGAAGAGATGAACTTTTCTCACTGGCCAGGCAGATTTCACGTGAAGTTACCTACAAATACACCCGCAGGAGCAGCAG GTCCCAATGTGGTGATGAAGATGAACCATCTCCCAAGAGGATCAAATCTGAA GATGGTGTGTATGATTTACAAGAGGCTCTTCACGTTCTTCATATGCGTCAAGAGACTGTGAGAGAACAGCTCGCAATCGCCAAATCAAAAGGAGAGGAGACAATCAGACATAGTCTACAG GTACAGCTGGACTCTCTGTTGGCAAAGCAGGTGGAGCTCTTGCGTGACGCTGCCGTTCAAGAGAGACTAAAATCTTTGGACTGGCGGATTCCAACTGCAGCACTGAAATACCTCGCTCCCACTGCTCAACACTGCAACAACGGCCTTTCACATCTCTCTG GCGAGAGACCCCTAAACTTGCGCCTGACAGATGTGCCACTGGGGAGGCAACTAGCCAATGAGCTTAAAAGACATCACAAACAGATAGCAGAGGAACGATATCAAAACCAACAGACGTCCGAAGAGAGAATGGCAGCGGCCACAG AAAATGGGTCTCAGAAGGAGCCTGGGCTTCTGGACAAGAGAACCATCAAATCAGAACCAGAGGACTCCAGATAA
- the LOC132159715 gene encoding NGFI-A-binding protein 1-like isoform X1 — protein MCILPCMTVQVFSLSLSAFRPTRATPPTRGFASTRRVGVRQQCSLHRNIPAQERKRQCKGETAPMSLQQTFSPSREAERCLETAASTGSSRAHQLRKRAMSVLLPRSLGELQLYRILQKANLLCYYEAFIQQGGDDVQQLCEAGEEEFLEIMALVGMANKPLHVRRLQKALRDWVTNPSIFNQPLTTLPACSIPVYKLPESSHSNGQQNQLAVPRALLPTSPSPGRLDLSRDGTPGCSPLQGASESRFWGSESEHSLSPSGACSPCSPLDALDALDSAAVQCVMECVERLAQTLPKSDPTEVKEHIRANKKLSKMIGHICEMSEDNPQKEAEIRKYSAIYGRFDSKRRDGRQLTMHEVGSNAKLTVNEASAQLCMKDLSLLTRRDELFSLARQISREVTYKYTRRSSRSQCGDEDEPSPKRIKSEDGVYDLQEALHVLHMRQETVREQLAIAKSKGEETIRHSLQVQLDSLLAKQVELLRDAAVQERLKSLDWRIPTAALKYLAPTAQHCNNGLSHLSGERPLNLRLTDVPLGRQLANELKRHHKQIAEERYQNQQTSEERMAAATENGSQKEPGLLDKRTIKSEPEDSR, from the exons ATGTGTATTTTACCGTGTATGACCGTTCAggtcttctctctttctctctcggcaTTCCGTCCCACGCGAGCAACTCCGCCCACGCGAGGATTTGCGTCAACTCGGCGCGTGGGAGTGAGACAGCAATGCAGCTTACATCGGAATATCCCCgcacaagagagaaagagacagtgcAAAGGAGAGACAGCACCGATGAGCCTTCAACAGACTTTCTCTCCTTCGCGAGAGGCGGAGCGCTGCCTCGAGACAGCGGCCAGCACCGGGAGCAGTCGCGCGCACCAGCTGAGAAAGAGAG CCATGTCAGTGCTGCTGCCACGTTCCTTGGGCGAGCTGCAACTGTACCGGATCCTGCAGAAGGCCAACTTGCTCTGCTACTACGAAGCCTTCATCCAGCAGGGCGGCGACGATGTGCAGCAGCTCTGTGAGGCCGGCGAGGAAGAGTTCCTAGAGATCATGGCCCTTGTCGGAATGGCAAACAAACCCCTTCATGTTCGAAGACTCCAGAAGGCTCTACGGGACTGGGTCACCAACCCTTCCATCTTCAACCAACCATTGACGACTCTTCCCGCTTGCAGTATACCGGTGTACAAGCTACCCGAAAGTTCCCACAGCAATGGGCAACAGAACCAGCTTGCTGTTCCGAGAGCATTATTACCCACAAGCCCCAGTCCTGGAAGACTGGATCTCAGCAGGGATGGGACGCCGGGTTGTTCCCCGCTCCAAGGGGCTAGCGAGAGTCGTTTCTGGGGAAGCGAGAGCGAACACAGCCTATCTCCATCTGGAGCTTGTTCCCCGTGTTCACCCCTCGACGCTCTAGACGCTCTCGATTCTGCTGCTGTCCAGTGCGTGATGGAGTGCGTAGAGCGACTAGCCCAAACGTTGCCCAAGAGCGACCCCACGGAAGTCAAAGAACACATCCGCGCCAATAAGAAGCTCAGCAAGATGATCGGCCATATCTGCGAGATGAGCGAAGACAATCCACAGAAGGAGGCAGAGATTCGGAAATACAGCGCCATCTATGGACGGTTCGACTCCAAGCGGCGGGACGGCCGGCAGCTTACGATGCACGAGGTTGGTTCGAATGCTAAG CTAACAGTCAACGAAGCATCTGCTCAGCTGTGCATGAAAGATCTGTCGCTGCTGACCCGAAGAGATGAACTTTTCTCACTGGCCAGGCAGATTTCACGTGAAGTTACCTACAAATACACCCGCAGGAGCAGCAG GTCCCAATGTGGTGATGAAGATGAACCATCTCCCAAGAGGATCAAATCTGAA GATGGTGTGTATGATTTACAAGAGGCTCTTCACGTTCTTCATATGCGTCAAGAGACTGTGAGAGAACAGCTCGCAATCGCCAAATCAAAAGGAGAGGAGACAATCAGACATAGTCTACAG GTACAGCTGGACTCTCTGTTGGCAAAGCAGGTGGAGCTCTTGCGTGACGCTGCCGTTCAAGAGAGACTAAAATCTTTGGACTGGCGGATTCCAACTGCAGCACTGAAATACCTCGCTCCCACTGCTCAACACTGCAACAACGGCCTTTCACATCTCTCTG GCGAGAGACCCCTAAACTTGCGCCTGACAGATGTGCCACTGGGGAGGCAACTAGCCAATGAGCTTAAAAGACATCACAAACAGATAGCAGAGGAACGATATCAAAACCAACAGACGTCCGAAGAGAGAATGGCAGCGGCCACAG AAAATGGGTCTCAGAAGGAGCCTGGGCTTCTGGACAAGAGAACCATCAAATCAGAACCAGAGGACTCCAGATAA